The Planctomycetia bacterium genomic interval GCCGACGCCGTTGCGCAGTTCGGGAAGATCGAGATCCTGGTCAACAACGCCGGCATCAACGGCCCCGTTGCCGAAGTGACCGACTATCCACTCGACGCCTGGGACAGCGTCATCGCCGTCGACCTCACCGGTGTGTTCTATTGCTGCCGCGCCGTCGTCCCCCACATGCGCGAGCGCGGCTATGGGCGCATCGTCAACGTGTCGTCGATCGCCGGCAAGGAAGGCACGGCCGGGGTCGCCGCCTATTGCGCGGCGAAGGCCGGCGTGATCGGCTTCGCAAAGGCGCTTGCACGCGAGCTCGCTACGAGCGGCGTAACGGTCAACAGCGTGACGCCGGTGATGGCGGAAACGGAATTGCTGCGTGAGATGACGCCCGCGCACATCGCGGCGGCGCGCAGCAAGATCCCGATGAACCGTTTCGTCACCGTCGAGGAAATCGCGGCGATGGTGACGTGGATCGCGGGTCCCGAGTGCAGCTTCACCGCCGGCGGCGTGTTCGACATCTCTGGCGGACGCGCGAACTACTGAGGTCCCGTCCCCCGTTGCTGGCGCACCTCACGATTGCCGAGGCGTTACCACCAGATATCGCCTGGTACATGGCACACTACTGCGCTTTGCGATTCAAGCTCACGCCGGCGTGAAATGGCGGGAGCCGATCAGTGAAGATCGGCACCCCGGCGTTGATCCGACCACGCCTCTCCGCGTCGCGCTTGCCGGCAGTCGCGACGGTTACCGGGATTGCGCCTATGGCGTACGGCGTCGTACACGTGATGTCGGGCGTT includes:
- a CDS encoding SDR family NAD(P)-dependent oxidoreductase, which encodes MTTPLSGQTAIVTGGARGIGYAIAQRLAADGCRIVVWDIDVTLIGTAGEFQPALAQRVDVTSVTSIGAAFADAVAQFGKIEILVNNAGINGPVAEVTDYPLDAWDSVIAVDLTGVFYCCRAVVPHMRERGYGRIVNVSSIAGKEGTAGVAAYCAAKAGVIGFAKALARELATSGVTVNSVTPVMAETELLREMTPAHIAAARSKIPMNRFVTVEEIAAMVTWIAGPECSFTAGGVFDISGGRANY